One part of the Huiozyma naganishii CBS 8797 chromosome 13, complete genome genome encodes these proteins:
- the ABD1 gene encoding mRNA (guanine-N7)-methyltransferase (similar to Saccharomyces cerevisiae ABD1 (YBR236C); ancestral locus Anc_6.147), giving the protein MNIEKPPWMSQEDYDKQYGKISQDLAGRRKTPGSTITADLGKTASSETAIATTLNNSTAITNDAASPPPSTPLNQEGDVNDAKQRSDSTTEADKPVYKIHKRRHERYDQDERKQKAERQRLRDEQLKNHEIQMAANRTINVDQIVREHYNERTFIANKARRHLSPILKLRNFNNAIKYMLIEKYTKRGDVVLELACGKGGDLRKYGNVGISQFIGIDISNASIQEAHKRYRSMRNLAYQVILITGDCFGESLGVAVEPFPDCRFPCDVVSTQFCLHYAFETEEKARRTILNVSKSLKVGGYFFGTIPDSEFIRYKLNKFPPEVETPSWGNSIYKVTFANNEYAKNAKEFPSPYGQMYTYWLEDAIDNVPEYVVPFETLRSLADEYGLELVLQMPFNKFFVQEIPHWMNRFSPRMLDGLQRSDGKFGVEGDEKEAASYFYTVFAFCKKRNVDS; this is encoded by the coding sequence ATGAACATCGAAAAACCGCCATGGATGTCCCAGGAGGACTATGACAAGCAGTATGGAAAAATTTCGCAAGATTTGGCTGGCAGGAGAAAGACCCCTGGTTCTACAATCACTGCAGATTTGGGGAAGACAGCGTCTTCTGAAACGGCCATTGCAACTACGTTGAATAACAGTACCGCCATCACCAACGATGCAGCTTCTCCGCCTCCTTCCACACCTTTGAACCAAGAAGGGGACGTAAACGATGCCAAGCAAAGGTCGGACTCAACTACCGAAGCTGATAAACCAGTTTACAAGATTCACAAGCGCAGACACGAACGCTACGATCAGGATGAAAGGAAGCAGAAAGCGGAGAGACAACGATTGCGAGATGAACAACTGAAGAACCATGAAATCCAGATGGCCGCCAACAGGACCATAAACGTCGATCAAATCGTTAGAGAGCATTACAACGAGAGAACTTTTATTGCCAACAAGGCCAGAAGACATCTGTCCCCTATCTTGAAACTGCGTAATTTCAACAATGCAATCAAGTACATGTTAATCGAAAAGTATACAAAAAGGGGGGACGTTGTTTTAGAACTAGCCTGCGGTAAAGGTGGTGATCTGAGAAAGTACGGCAACGTCGGCATATCTCAATTCATTGGTATCGATATCTCGAATGCATCAATTCAGGAGGCTCATAAAAGATATAGAAGTATGAGAAATTTGGCCTATCAAGTAATCCTAATTACTGGGGATTGTTTTGGCGAATCGCTTGGTGTCGCTGTTGAACCGTTCCCAGATTGTAGGTTTCCTTGTGATGTAGTTTCAACGCAATTTTGTCTTCACTACGCATTTGAAACGGAAGAAAaggcaagaagaacgatCCTAAATGTAtccaaatctttgaaagttggtGGGTACTTTTTTGGCACCATCCCTGACTCAGAGTTTATTCGTTACAAGTTGAATAAATTCCCGCCAGAGGTGGAAACTCCGTCCTGGGGGAACTCCATCTACAAAGTCACATTTGCTAACAACGAATATGCGAAAAATGCTAAGGAGTTTCCTTCCCCATACGGTCAAATGTACACATATTGGTTAGAGGATGCCATTGACAATGTTCCTGAATATGTTGTGCCCTTTGAAACACTTCGAAGTTTGGCTGATGAATATGGTCTAGAGCTAGTACTACAAATGCCCTTCAACAAATTCTTTGTGCAGGAAATTCCGCACTGGATGAACAGATTTTCGCCACGAATGTTGGATGGACTGCAAAGATCTGATGGGAAATTCGGTGTTGAAGGCGACGAAAAGGAGGCTGCATCATACTTTTATACCGTGTTTGCATTCTGTAAAAAGAGGAATGTCGACAGTTGA
- the ARC1 gene encoding Arc1p (similar to Saccharomyces cerevisiae ARC1 (YGL105W); ancestral locus Anc_6.153): MSELVVQFQKLSIAREAPALNREQLALATQWDAVLKSGQVERNLDNINLCLRDNTFLVATRVPTVTDVKLFESVFPLTKQLVSSTKDVKDTYAKYRHIIRWVDFLQRLLPIEKTEQLSMNYDLELPREVIEKKKKADEKKAAAGEKKTAEVEKKTEKPADDKKQRGKPDEETLKKLREEAQAKKAAKKAANAKKEADQQKAAAEPPKPSVIDFRVGFIQKAIKHPDADSLYVSTIDVGDEEGPRTVCSGLVKHFPLEAMQERYVVVVCNLKPVNMRGIKSTAMVLCGSTDEKVEFVEPPAGSKAGDKVFFEGYGAEEPLKQLNPKKKMWEALQPNFTTNADLEVIFKDEENKEKPVLKLTNAKGEHFKVATIAGAQVR, translated from the coding sequence ATGTCTGAATTAgtcgttcaatttcaaaaattgagtATTGCAAGAGAAGCACCTGCTTTGAACAGGGAGCAATTGGCCCTGGCTACCCAGTGGGATGCTGTCTTGAAATCTGGTCAAGTCGAACGCAACTTGGACAACATCAACTTGTGTTTGAGAGATAACACTTTCTTGGTTGCCACACGTGTCCCAACCGTCACAGACGTGAAGCTGTTTGAAAGCGTGTTCCCATTGACTAAACAATTGGTGTCCAGTACAAAGGATGTTAAGGACACGTACGCCAAGTACAGACACATCATCAGGTGGGTCGACTTCCTACAACGTCTTCTACCTATTGAAAAGACTGAACAATTGTCCATGAACTACGACCTTGAACTCCCTCGTGAAGTcattgaaaagaagaagaaagcagACGAAAAGAAGGCTGCTGCGGGCGAAAAGAAGACTGCCGAGGTTGAGAAGAAGACTGAGAAGCCAGCTGACGATAAGAAGCAAAGAGGTAAGCCAGATGAAGAGacactgaaaaaattgagagaGGAGGCTCAAGCAAAGAAGGCTGCTAAGAAGGCTGCTAACGCAAAGAAGGAGGCCGACCAACAGAAGGCCGCTGCCGAACCACCAAAGCCATCCGTGATCGATTTCCGTGTTGGGTTTATTCAAAAGGCCATTAAGCACCCAGATGCCGACTCCTTGTATGTATCCACCATCGATGTGGGTGACGAGGAAGGTCCAAGAACTGTCTGCTCTGGTCTAGTCAAGCACTTCCCATTGGAGGCCATGCAAGAGCGTTACGTTGTTGTCGTTTGTAACCTAAAGCCAGTCAACATGAGAGGTATCAAATCCACTGCCATGGTTCTTTGCGGGTCCACAGACGAAAAAGTCGAGTTTGTTGAACCACCTGCCGGGTCGAAGGCCGGTGACAAGGTGTTCTTTGAAGGCTACGGCGCAGAAGAACCATTGAAACAATTGAacccaaagaagaagatgtgGGAAGCCTTGCAACCAAACTTCACCACTAATGCCGATTTGGAAGTTATTTTCAAGgacgaagaaaacaaagaaaagCCAGTTTTGAAACTGACAAACGCCAAGGGAGAACACTTCAAAGTTGCCACAATCGCCGGTGCTCAAGTCCGTTAA
- the PRP5 gene encoding DEAD-box RNA helicase PRP5 (similar to Saccharomyces cerevisiae PRP5 (YBR237W); ancestral locus Anc_6.148), with translation MESDRTTNCDTLGTTILTKESEVETSNEPRHVRLEQQKAARSGSVNPGTTTTETSESGIDQKNEKAHLLSASKQDILAARRNKLAQWKKRKIEADKEEQKKRAGVTPPPSKKPKNKKRGKRNPLENSDETVENIIPSTTAAPLFRPDPQDTIEHHTLPQQHDKEDPQDTIEHHTLPQQHDKEDPLDSFMESLQNEEQIPDATDLTRASVDLDADELDQNTIEEDETVDEESGMQESKLKTIAKAKLLRKVLGVDYTTMELEHINKSLYHEPESLKNLSQEDMVELRFSLGNIKVKGENCPKPATRWSQLGLDTSKMNLIENVFKFDSLTPIQAQALPAIMSGRDVIGISKTGSGKTISYLLPLLRHIKAQRPLSKNETGPLALIIAPTRELALQIYQETLRFLDSDKSLRAICCTGGSQLKTQINDLKRGTEIVVATPGRFIDLLTMNSGKLISSKKISFVVLDEADRLFDMGFEPQVTQIMKTIRPDKQCVLFSATFPNKLRNFAMRVLKSPLSITINSNTMVNENVTQKVELCNNELDKFDILLSLLEKHQAKLVSPEQDEKVIIFVASQQICDTLYAKLENYDYDLFAIHAGKSYQERITNLNKFKETANSILICTEVLSRGLNVPEVSLVVIFNAIKTFAQYVHTTGRTARGNNHGDAITLLLKDDLAGAFIVFKAMREKDFEKLSLTTTEELGRMCKEFEKGVKSGKFKLLKGFGGKGLDNLDTKREEKQALERKAVDGVTNETPIVPEKSAPNLESTDKELGIPKLTYDVKKIVEEDGSTTFTAQVNVNDLPKLVRWEATKKTTLLFIKNETGCSITTRGKFYPENKAPQTVTDEPKLYLLLECQDEKDIKLSIELLEEKVKEGIRKIEYQTLKSNKF, from the coding sequence ATGGAGAGTGATAGGACAACCAACTGTGACACCTTGGGGACAACTATTTTAACTAAAGAAAGCGAGGTTGAAACATCTAATGAACCAAGACATGTACGTTTAGAACAGCAGAAAGCGGCAAGGTCAGGGAGTGTGAATCCTGGGACAACCACCACCGAAACTAGTGAGTCAGGTattgatcaaaaaaatgagaaagCACACTTATTATCCGCATCTAAACAAGATATACTGGCGGCACGAAGGAACAAATTAGCTCAATGGAAGAAACGTAAAATCGAAGCAgataaagaagaacagaagaagcGAGCTGGTGTAACTCCACCTCCTTCTAAGAAGCCGAAGAATAAGAAACGGGGGAAGAGAAATCCACTTGAAAATTCAGatgaaactgttgaaaacaTTATtccatcaacaacagcggCACCGCTTTTTAGACCAGATCCTCAAGACACCATTGAGCACCACACACTGCCCCAACAGCATGATAAGGAAGATCCTCAAGACACCATTGAGCACCACACACTGCCCCAACAGCATGATAAGGAAGACCCTCTCGACTCGTTTATGGAATCTCtacaaaatgaagaacaaaTCCCGGACGCGACGGATCTTACAAGGGCTTCCGTTGATTTAGATGCGGATGAACTGGATCAAAATACCatcgaagaagacgaaacAGTTGATGAGGAATCAGGCATGCAAGAATCTAAATTGAAAACTATTGCCAAGGCAAAACTGTTAAGAAAGGTATTAGGAGTTGACTATACCACTATGGAACTTGAACATATAAACAAGAGCTTGTACCATGAGCCAGAGtcgttgaagaatttgTCGCAGGAGGACATGGTTGAGCTACGTTTCAGTCTGGGCAACATAAAGGTCAAGGGTGAAAACTGCCCTAAACCGGCAACGAGATGGTCCCAGTTAGGTTTAGATACATCAAAAATGAATCTTATTGAGAACGTCTTTAAGTTTGATTCTTTAACGCCGATCCAAGCTCAGGCGCTGCCCGCTATAATGAGTGGGAGAGACGTTATTGGcatttcaaaaactggGTCTGGTAAGACGATATCTTACCTACTACCATTATTGAGACACATAAAAGCTCAGCGACCCTTGTCCAAAAACGAAACTGGACCACTGGCCTTGATCATTGCACCTACAAGGGAGCTGGCTCTCCAAATATATCAGGAGACTTTGCGGTTTTTGGATAGTGATAAATCGCTGCGAGCGATCTGTTGTACTGGGGGGTCTCAATTGAAAACACAAATTAATGATTTGAAAAGGGGGACCGAGATCGTAGTAGCCACACCTGGACGATTTATAGACCTGCTAACTATGAACTCTGGTAAATTAATAAGTTCCAAAAAGATATCATTTGTGGTATTAGACGAAGCAGATAGACTATTTGATATGGGGTTTGAGCCACAAGTAACCCAAATTATGAAAACGATAAGGCCAGATAAACAATGTGTACTATTTAGTGCCACCTTTCCAAACAAGTTGAGAAATTTCGCAATGAGGGTGCTCAAATCTCCACTTAGTATAACAATAAACTCCAATACGATGGTCAATGAAAATGTAACTCAAAAAGTAGAGTTATGCAATAATGAGTTGGACAAGTTTGATATCTTATTATCTCTTCTCGAAAAGCATCAGGCCAAACTTGTAAGCCCAGAGCAGGACGAAAAAGTCATCATCTTTGTTGCAAGTCAACAGATATGTGATACACTTTATGCCAAGTTGGAGAACTATGATTATGATCTGTTTGCAATACATGCTGGTAAATCCTACCAAGAAAGAATAACTAATCTGAATAAATTCAAGGAGACAGCGAACAGTATATTGATTTGTACTGAGGTGTTATCCCGTGGTCTAAATGTTCCTGAAGTATCCTTAGTTGTAATTTTCAACGCTATCAAAACTTTTGCACAGTACGTCCATACTACAGGCAGGACTGCCCGGGGTAATAACCATGGAGACGCCATTACTCTACTTTTAAAAGATGACCTTGCAGGTGCGTTTATTGTATTTAAAGCCATGCGAGAAAAAGATTTTGAGAAGCTTTCTCTTACAACAACTGAGGAGCTGGGTCGTATGTGCAAGGAATTTGAGAAGGGTGTGAAAAGTGGTAAGTTCAAACTTCTCAAGGGGTTTGGAGGAAAGGGGTTAGATAACTTGGATAcgaagagagaagagaaacaaGCTCTGGAAAGAAAGGCGGTAGATGGTGTAACAAATGAGACACCTATTGTCCCTGAAAAAAGTGCACCTAACTTGGAATCCACCGACAAAGAGTTGGGAATTCCAAAACTGACTTATGACGTAAAGAAGattgttgaagaagatggcTCTACTACATTTACCGCTCAGGTCAACGTCAATGATCTGCCTAAACTTGTTAGGTGGGAagcaaccaaaaaaacCACGCTACTATTCATAAAAAACGAGACTGGTTGCAGTATTACCACGAGAGGTAAATTTTATCCAGAAAATAAAGCACCCCAAACGGTCACAGATGAGCCAAAACTTTACCTGCTCTTAGAATGTCAAGATGAAAAGGATATCAAACTGAGTATTGAACTTCTAGAGGAAAAAGTGAAGGAGGGAATAAGAAAAATAGAATACCAGACTTTAAAAAGTAATAAGTTTTAG
- the ERT1 gene encoding Ert1p (similar to Saccharomyces cerevisiae YBR239C; ancestral locus Anc_6.152): MSGLPIEDEPTATTPQSLSPSPSANTKVRGRRKNTNVACVNCSKLHVSCDSNRPCKRCSEKGLKDTCVDAPRKRTKYLAGIPASVLPLPLVDDPGRQAPFIQTARERQHFYNKQHIMHKPRFMSNAADSEYSILSNITQRDNLVSQIPVDNILYSDLESPNGVHSSQSDILLNNTTARSSPEKNDGAESVTTQYNGGRPVTISAQQYPSSYQNVYSVLLGPHAQDIINSQVDLFSSHFALFPVVSPNNSLNFKRLVPQDPAINHGDLQRNSKINQYYLNSDTLMFPEVMGNYHDSPQSHVSFALECKSPEPGRLKSNPNWAHSLRYSTPMEIYTSIREPFSHTPGFRHLLMYLRSRFSRSDIVQMCQCMAEFRPIFIACSVTLTEEDMIFMEQCYQRTLLEYAKFLEQIGTPTCVWRRNGQISYVNEEFEILTGWKREELLNKMTFIVEILDDQSVRDYFRTFSSVAYKDFRGTEQMRVCNILSPIAGKTVRCVCMWTLKRDISGLPLMILGNFMPIL; this comes from the coding sequence ATGAGCGGTTTACCAATCGAGGATGAGCCAACGGCAACCACTCCGCAATCGTTATCACCTTCACCATCCGCCAATACGAAGGTTAGGGGTCGAAGGAAAAATACAAATGTTGCGTGCGTTAACTGCTCCAAGCTCCATGTATCTTGCGATTCTAACCGTCCCTGTAAACGATGTTCCGAAAAGGGCCTCAAGGATACCTGTGTTGACGCTCCACGGAAGAGGACCAAATATTTGGCTGGTATCCCAGCGAGTGTGTTGCCCCTGCCGCTAGTGGATGACCCAGGACGACAAGCACCGTTCATACAGACTGCAAGAGAGAGACAACATTTCTACAACAAGCAACATATCATGCATAAGCCACGTTTCATGTCCAATGCGGCGGACTCAGAGTACTCCATATTGTCCAATATCACCCAGAGGGACAATTTGGTATCGCAAATACCGGTTGACAACATCTTGTATTCGGACTTGGAGTCCCCCAATGGGGTTCATTCCTCTCAGAGCGATATCTTGTTAAATAACACTACTGCAAGATCGAGTCCCGAGAAGAATGACGGCGCGGAATCTGTGACGACGCAGTACAATGGTGGGAGACCCGTGACCATTTCCGCGCAACAGTATCCCTCCTCATACCAGAATGTTTACTCGGTGCTTTTGGGCCCACATGCACAGGATATAATCAACTCTCAAGTGGACCTATTTTCTAGTCATTTTGCATTATTCCCAGTGGTTTCGCCGAATAATTCACTGAACTTTAAGAGGCTTGTCCCGCAAGACCCAGCCATCAATCATGGCGACCTACAAAGAAACTCCAAGATAAACCAGTACTATTTGAACAGCGATACGTTGATGTTCCCAGAGGTTATGGGGAACTACCACGATTCTCCACAGTCGCATGTCTCCTTCGCCCTCGAGTGCAAGTCACCAGAACCTGGGAGGTTGAAAAGTAACCCGAACTGGGCACATTCTTTAAGATACAGCACCCCGATGGAGATATACACGTCTATCAGGGAACCATTCTCACATACTCCCGGGTTCCGTCACTTGCTGATGTATCTGCGCAGTCGTTTCTCACGAAGCGACATAGTACAGATGTGCCAGTGCATGGCCGAGTTCCGGCCCATCTTCATTGCATGCTCTGTGACTCTGACCGAAGAGGACATGATATTCATGGAGCAATGCTACCAAAGGACGTTGCTCGAGTACGCCAAGTTTCTCGAGCAGATCGGCACTCCGACTTGCgtttggagaaggaacGGACAGATATCGTACGTCAACGAGGAGTTCGAGATCTTGACCGGCTGGAAACGCGAGGAGCtgctgaacaagatgaCGTTCATCGTCGAGATCCTCGACGACCAGTCCGTGCGGGACTACTTCCGGACGTTTTCGAGCGTCGCGTACAAGGACTTCAGGGGAACAGAACAGATGCGTGTCTGCAACATCCTCAGCCCGATAGCCGGGAAGACCGTGAGGTGCGTGTGCATGTGGACACTGAAGAGGGACATATCAGGGCTGCCCCTGATGATTTTGGGGAACTTCATGCCCATCCTCTGA
- the KNAG0M00650 gene encoding uncharacterized protein (similar to Saccharomyces cerevisiae YBR238C and RMD9 (YGL107C); ancestral locus Anc_6.150): MFKFVQQSPPLKGKLPNQIISTKSNPYSAQIASPVLPLHQDSMNGNTDEVNRNGNSFVPSFNRNGGAGYRSMENIHQFNVQNSRPSQHQQHHKQPHQSKSMNDFGRQGGTFPKMKTYYNNTNHHNNNNNNNNSNNSYNAQNSNNNYHNNNRRNRQSPSSHGTSNINPDSPWFQKVCAFEECVSQTLYMSQTPRRKNIKYRSEHPNSNANPLFWDSIGRAMGLYHDLMNTPELNSDRVSKLVHLLHNGLRANRNQLTRMNKKPDYDSQSFHKEMTNYLCKSLREISDDVLNGKVELNEYGAMHLITAFKELLLFEEAVQIWKSAINGNNSYTSNIFLNPRVVGVILPILYDNGVSYPEIQSLYEKSSSMINYFHPNLSVGMIRASLSANENDMALKLFQKLCEESTEMKYGYLIETHLSFIGECKDLNVAQTFFDKALNDEMPYKIDLQVSYVKSFLRNIWNQTHNFNHIYEIWYKSSLHYGRNVNHGISSSLNDTFFDLFFENYANEKTEGFQRLQDLIQTYNNIKNIDEPFFNIILAKCTIWHDRNILEYIDKSYELFNIPKTIVAYRILLKSMGSVDDTTNDEILQRWINLICKSDQIGQRFIANADWAALRDATVTWTQCNRDNNSPAIIRNIESAMSTVAPSPIGTPRGNKKNNVSVGDFDFYSHPAFQALNASGAFDDMTNDSSSTPATPAVVAPTTTAQIPLLKEEQQIHPVVDDRMILYLKIVKRYSPYCRDSRQLARLTTGTAVKYSVLQEVLNQFQSLDVNGIPVPELQNLKSTNI; the protein is encoded by the coding sequence ATGTTCAAATTTGTCCAGCAAAGTCCACCTTTGAAAGGCAAACTTCCCAACCAAATCATCTCTACAAAATCGAACCCTTACAGCGCCCAGATAGCCTCCCCCGTGCTGCCTCTACACCAAGATAGTATGAATGGCAATACCGATGAAGTGAACAGGAACGGCAATTCTTTTGTGCCCTCGTTTAACCGTAACGGAGGTGCCGGATATCGTTCAATGGAAAATATTCATCAGTTCAATGTTCAAAACAGTAGGCCATCccaacaccagcaacaTCATAAACAGCCGCATCAGTCAAAGTCTATGAACGATTTTGGCAGACAAGGCGGTACGTTTCCCAAGATGAAGACATACTATAATAATACGAACCAtcataataataataataataataataatagtaataacAGTTATAATGCCCAGAATAGCAATAACAATTACcataacaacaacaggagaAATAGACAGTCGCCATCTTCGCATGGTACAAGCAACATAAATCCAGATTCTCCCTGGTTTCAAAAAGTGTGTGCATTCGAGGAATGTGTGTCGCAGACTCTGTACATGTCGCAAACACCAAGACGCAAGAACATCAAATATCGTTCCGAACATCCAAACTCTAATGCAAACCCGCTGTTCTGGGATTCCATTGGCAGAGCCATGGGACTATACCATGATTTGATGAACACACCGGAACTAAACTCCGACAGGGTTTCTAAACTGGTTCACTTACTACACAACGGGCTGAGAGCAAACAGAAACCAATTGACTCGTATGAACAAGAAGCCAGACTACGATTCTCAATCGTTCCACAAGGAAATGACAAATTATTTGTGTAAATCCTTGAGAGAAATTTCAGACGACGTTTTGAACGGGAAAGTGGAACTAAACGAGTACGGAGCTATGCATCTTATTACCGCgttcaaagaactgttACTATTCGAAGAAGCAGTTCAGATTTGGAAGAGTGCCATCAATGGCAACAACTCGTACACTTCCAACATCTTCCTAAATCCAAGGGTCGTCGGTGTCATCTTACCAATACTGTATGATAACGGTGTTTCGTATCCAGAAATTCAATCACTATATGAGAAGTCTTCCTCTATGATCAATTACTTCCATCCCAATTTGTCTGTAGGTATGATTAGGGCTTCTCTTTCTGCCAATGAAAACGATATGGCgttgaaactgttccaGAAACTGTGCGAGGAATCTACTGAGATGAAGTATGGGTACTTGATCGAAACGCATTTATCATTTATTGGTGAATGTAAGGATTTGAACGTTGCACAGACTTTCTTCGACAAGGCATTGAATGATGAGATGCCATATAAGATTGATTTGCAAGTATCCTACGTGAAGTCCTTCCTAAGGAATATTTGGAATCAAACCCATAATTTCAATCACATCTACGAGATTTGGTACAAGTCTTCGCTACATTATGGAAGGAACGTTAACCACGGTatctcctcgtcgttgaaTGATACGTTCTTCGATTTGTTTTTCGAAAACTATGCAAATGAAAAGACAGAGGGGTTCCAAAGGTTACAAGATCTTATCCAAACCTACAATAACATTAAAAACATCGATGAACCGTTTTTCAATATCATTTTGGCTAAATGTACTATTTGGCATGACCGGAATATATTGGAATACATTGACAAAAGTTACGAATTATTTAATATTCCAAAAACTATCGTTGCTTATAGAATTCTGTTGAAATCCATGGGATCCGTGGACGATACAACCAACGATGAAATTTTACAAAGATGGATCAATCTGATTTGCAAGTCGGACCAGATTGGGCAAAGGTTTATTGCCAACGCAGATTGGGCAGCTTTGAGAGACGCGACTGTTACATGGACTCAGtgcaacagagacaacaacagtCCAGCCATCATCCGCAACATAGAGAGTGCGATGAGTACAGTTGCACCAAGTCCAATCGGAACACCCCGtgggaacaagaagaataaCGTCAGTGTGGGTGATTTTGATTTCTACTCTCACCCAGCATTTCAGGCTTTAAACGCGTCTGGTGCCTTTGATGATATGACAAATGACTCTTCTTCGACGCCAGCAACTCCCGCTGTTGTTGCCCCAACGACAACAGCTCAAATTCCATTATTGAAGGAGGAACAACAAATTCACCCTGTGGTAGATGATAGAATGATTCTTTATTTGAAAATTGTGAAACGTTATTCTCCATACTGTCGTGACTCCCGTCAATTAGCAAGATTGACAACTGGTACCGCTGTAAAGTACAGTGTACTACAGGAGGTATTGAACCAGTTTCAATCTTTGGATGTTAATGGAATTCCTGTTCCTGAGTTGCAAAATTTGAAGTCCACCAATATTTGA